In Citrus sinensis cultivar Valencia sweet orange chromosome 3, DVS_A1.0, whole genome shotgun sequence, the sequence AAATGAACTACATGCCTGCAAAATAGTGAAATAGAGGTTAAAGGTGAagccggggtaccccggcgttcacactccgacgctcaagttagcaaactTAAGCTTTTATGGCAAAGAGAGCTGGCTAGCCCTctgtaaattagggtttaaggttgaagaaaacctCTTTTTTGGGGTGTGAGTGTTAATGGTGAGTGAGAGCATGATGGAGAATGAAACTTAGGCAcctttatatatggagtacctCAGCTGCCACGTGGCGTACCCTTTTTGGCTAATGTCCTTTTacctttttatgatttttaggCCGTTATGTGCATGTTCGCGGCGTATCTCATCCTTTGGAAACGTGGCGCGCGCTGGAGAGTGGTCCAGGGTACCTCTGCAGTAACTGTCGGGTAGGCGGCTGAGGACCACTGTCCTTGGGACAATGTCCTTTACTTTTGGCAGAGGTAGCAGGCGGCTGTCCCCCCCTTTTGGTATGACGTTCTTGATTCCTTATTCTGACAAAATcgaataatatattttaagagGTGGAGACGTTTCTCATGGCGGATATTTTCGGAGGATTCTCTTGCATCTAATCTGCCGGGTACCTCGAGTTACGTGGGGTACCTCAATTTATGTGGGGTACCCCTAATTGTGCGGGGTACCTCTTATCatgtggggtacctctatttgtgtgGGGTATCTCTAATCACgccgggtacctctaatcatgcggggtacctctaatcaagCCGGGTACCTCAAATCATGGcaggtacctctaatcatgtCGGGTACCTCGAATTGCACTGAAGTTATTCCATTCGTCGACACGTGGCGTTCTgctatctttcttatttttcccccaaacaagagagaagagaaaataccTTTGTTTCACATCCTCAAAGATTGCATCTGCAATTGGCCATTGCTTCAACAAAGGATCAATCAACCAAAGCAATGGAAACAATAACTTGATTCTCCAATCGTCAACAATGCCTTGTAGTTTATGCCGCCAGCATAATTCAACAGAACAAGCCCTCTAACAAGTatttgtatgtatgtatgatcATTCATTTCTCAATCAACCACCAAATTGATGTCAACAAAGCCATGAGGATTGTCTCAAAAGTCTTTCATTTTCCCTCTCCTTTGGCCGGAGACCAGTAAACCATTTGAAATATGGATGTGCAaaccaataaataaatcatgaagTTACACACTAGTCTGCTTTCGCACTCATTCGGAACTATCAATGATACTTACTGCAGGTATGGTGTATACATTATACTAAAGTGAAGGCTGGATcaataagaaattcaaaatgtttCATCACATTTGGGGCTTGATGATGCCAAAGAAAGACCATTCCAATTATCACGAACGGTAAATTGTGAACAAGAACAAGCATACATTCAAGAAAGCAGAGAAgcatcattaaaataaagcattcttCTCACTATTCTATATTGTTGGAAAATGGaccaaaataaaagagaaaccATATATGGAACGTCACAACAAGAATATTTGTGCATTTGGAGATCATAGGATATTGGGAAGACATCGGCAGAaaagtacaattttttttttgtttttttttggggggaaaGGAACAGTGAAGTGCAAgtcaaaaaggagaaaaaatgaaaacagagAGATGAGAAGGAATGCAATCTAATTAATCATCTAAGGAGGCTACTATGCTACATTTAGCCATTGGTTGAATAGGCAGCTTGTCTTCTAGTACAACtttaaatttaccaagattgaGAATTTTCCTTCTGAAGAAAAGTAATTTCTATAGCAGCTATTACCATCTTCATCCCAACGGTAAGCAACTCCATACAAAGGAAAGAGTGAAATAGGTATGAAGATTGTCCATCAAAAAATTACACACATAATGTATGTAAAGcaattaaaaccaaaaaaacaaGGATAACCCAAAAACAATCCAACCatcaataacataaaacttttgTAATTCTGGTAAAGTGAATGAGAAGCAGAACATACATTTCACGTAATAATGAAGATACATCTTTTAATCAGTTTTTGCTCTTAATTTATTCTCGTACTTCCTTCTAATAACAATTCATAATGCAGGTAGGTATCTTGAAAAAGTATATCATACATTTCTCTTATCAATGGGGCAGGTTACTATTGAAATATGCCATCAGGCACTGACGCAGacactcaacaacaaaaaacaGACTTATTGGcacaaataagaaagaagataacaattttaaattaaccaACAGGTTGAATCTTATCATAATACACACTATCAGCTATGAATTAGCATACCTTAGAAGTCCTGAACTCATTGACGGCCATTCGAAGAGAATCATCCGATAGAATCAACCGTGACAATGCTCCAGTGCTTAACCTGCCACATTTATAAAAGATCACCATACGAGagaaatcttaaattaaaaaaatattggaaaCCTAAACGCCAATCAAACACATTACATATAGCAATTTCTCTTTTTGAAGTTCAATTATCACTTGATAGAGTATTAAGCTTAATGCAATACCCCAATCATCATTACTATGACTtcaatttttatagaaaacaaaagacgAAGCAAGAGTGAATAGAGTAATACCAAAGCAAATTTAGGATTGTTAGGTCCAATTTGTGGACCAACTTCTGAACTTCTAATTGTAGACTTAGGAGGAAGGATTTGAAGAAGCTGCAGCGGCGGCGAATACGCACCAAGATTCACACTGCTCCTCACTTTGAGGGCCAAAAAAGTGGGGAGGCGCGACAAAGCTAACGCCCGATTCTTGTGCTGCGATCGGTCTTCGGCGGCCTGCGCTATGACGCCTGTCGGCACGTGCTTGAGACGTACGGCGGTTTCGCACTTGTTGCGGTGCTGACCGCCTGGTCCGGACGATTTGTACGTGTGCATTTCGCATTCGCGAAGCAGCTCATCGTCGGTCAATTCTAAgtaattcttcttcttcgaaGCAGGACAAGAACAATGGCTGATAATTCCCGCGTTGCTTGTACGACggaaagtttatatttttccttCCGAGTTGGGGAATCCGAAGCAGGAATTGAGCGGCCAATGCCataatcaatttcaatttccctCTCTGTGTATGGGATAATCAAAGCAAAGCTTCGTACTGGAAACCCATTCTTATAGAAGGCCCAGCCCAATCAGCCCAATCCAGCCCAGTCCAGCAAGTGAgcaatgttattattttattatttttgaactcGCGGTGGCTCTGTATTATTTGCAAAATACTCATGTCAGGgagagaatatattttatactggaatatttt encodes:
- the LOC102613942 gene encoding uncharacterized protein LOC102613942: MHTYKSSGPGGQHRNKCETAVRLKHVPTGVIAQAAEDRSQHKNRALALSRLPTFLALKVRSSVNLGAYSPPLQLLQILPPKSTIRSSEVGPQIGPNNPKFALGMQALLDLIFAVQGSVSEAAKLLGLSTGALSRLILSDDSLRIAVNELRTSKGMKPLK